From a region of the Labrus mixtus chromosome 5, fLabMix1.1, whole genome shotgun sequence genome:
- the rtn4r gene encoding reticulon-4 receptor, translated as MKTVIIDGGRLLFLVMWLNLVPQTDSCPAKCVCYSEPRPTVACQQQGLFSVPTEIPVRSQRIFLQSNKLTVVRSTSFSSCHNLTVLWLYSNNISYIEAGAFYGLEKLEELDIGDNSNLRTISPTAFRGLTKLHTLHLHRCGLSELPVGVFRGMFSLQYLYLQDNNILTLHDDTFLDLANLTYLYLHNNKIKIVTDNMFRGLINLDRLLLHQNRVIFVQPRAFTDLGKLKSLFLFFNNLTVLTGETMDPLVTLQYLRLNGNQWICDCRARTLWDWFKRFKGSSSELECNVPEFLAGKDLKRLKSEDLEGCVETPQIQTNLFSKAQSGKFPSTENPLGDTIPRCCLGENDKSSILSGKSRQITNNPLKEKENMSKTKYKDPERTKNETANKQNDGPLGTLSNTLEKSLENLNPDLIDNVESSTASNKKKKKCSKKPKSDAHCIKGRGSTLQVLPSLVIPMIWISLAMS; from the coding sequence GAGGGAGACTCCTGTTTCTGGTGATGTGGCTGAACCTCGTGCCTCAAACTGACAGCTGCCCTGCCAAGTGTGTGTGCTACAGTGAGCCAAGGCCCACTGTGGCCTGTCAACAACAAGGACTGTTTTCAGTTCCTACCGAGATCCCCGTGCGGAGCCAGAGGATATTCCTGCAGAGCAACAAACTAACGGTGGTGAGATCCACCAGCTTCAGCTCTTGCCACAATCTCACTGTTCTCTGGCTCTACTCCAACAACATCAGCTACATTGAAGCTGGAGCCTTCTATGGCTTGGAAAAACTAGAGGAACTGGACATTGGAGACAACAGTAATCTGCGTACCATTAGCCCTACAGCCTTTAGGGGCCTAACTAAGCTGCATACCCTCCACTTGCACAGGTGTGGCCTGTCAGAGCTCCCTGTTGGAGTTTTCCGTGGAATGTTCTCCCTACAGTACCTTTACCTGCAGGATAATAACATTCTCACCCTGCATGATGACACTTTTCTGGACCTTGCCAACCTCACCTATCTCTACCTGCACAATAACAAGATCAAGATAGTAACCGATAACATGTTTCGAGGCTTAATTAATCTGGACCGTCTGCTTCTACACCAAAACCGTGTTATTTTTGTCCAACCAAGGGCTTTTACTGATCTTGGAAAGCTGAAGTCCCTGTTCTTGTTCTTCAACAACCTTACTGTGTTGACTGGGGAGACCATGGACCCACTGGTGACTCTGCAGTATTTGCGTTTAAATGGAAACCAGTGGATCTGTGACTGTCGGGCGAGGACCTTGTGGGATTGGTTCAAACGATTCAAGGGTTCCAGCTCTGAGTTGGAGTGCAATGTCCCTGAGTTCTTGGCTGGAAAGGACCTGAAACGACTTAAGAGTGAAGACTTAGAGGGGTGTGTGGAAACACCTCAGATCCAGACCAATCTCTTCAGCAAGGCACAGTCTGGGAAGTTCCCTTCCACTGAAAATCCACTTGGGGACACTATTCCTAGGTGTTGCCTTGGAGAGAATGACAAGTCCTCCATACTCTCTGGCAAGAGCCGCCAAATCACCAACAACCCCCTtaaggaaaaggaaaacatgtCCAAGACTAAATATAAGGACCCAGAACGAACGAAAAATGAGACCGCAAACAAGCAGAACGATGGACCGCTGGGAACCTTGTCCAACACGCTGGAAAAGTCATTGGAAAATCTAAACCCTGATCTTATAGACAATGTGGAATCATCTACAGcctcaaacaaaaagaaaaagaagtgttCCAAAAAGCCCAAATCAGATGCACACTGCATCAAAGGCCGGGGTTCTACCTTGCAAGTACTGCCCTCTCTTGTCATTCCCATGATCTGGATATCTCTAGCCATGTCTTAG